DNA from Prunus persica cultivar Lovell chromosome G6, Prunus_persica_NCBIv2, whole genome shotgun sequence:
TCAAGCAGACCACAAAATTCTGTGAAAGGGCTCAGCAAAGTTCAGCCTTTAAGTTCACTTAATAAGCCGAATGAAGTGGAGGCTGTAAAAGCAGCAAATGATAGTTTACCAGCATCTTTAACTACTCCTACAGAGAATGGATGTACtgataattataaaaatggttCTGCCCATAGTAATGGCGTGACAGAGGCGACAATGGATAATCTTGATGTAGCTTCTTTACCTTTATCCAATAACGCAGGTGGTCTCTCCAATCAATTTTCAAGTCTGGAATTGCAGAACAGAGAGCAGAATGGTCGTGTTGATGATTTATCAGCTTCTAAGGTAAAGGGGGAACTACAGAAGTGTTTGAATGGGTTTGTTACAGTTTCTACGGTCTTGCCTCGTGGTTTAATCAATTCAGGGATTTTGTGCTTTCTCAATGCAACGCTACAGGCTCTCTATCCTGTTCTCCTTTGTTCAGCTTCTGCAGGAATTGAGAACTCGCAAAGTGCCTAAGGTCTCTATCTGTAGCAATGGGGCTGGACTATTCAAAACTGGTGCACATCCTATATTAGATAACTCTGGGGGGGAAGGAGGAGGGGGAGATGAGATTGTTTGAGGGGGAGTATAGGGAAACTTGGAGAGAAGCTTTCTCTGTTTTTAACCATTGACCATGTGAAATATAAACTTGCGGGAAACTCCAGGGAACTTAAGCTCCTGTGGCATCCTATCAAAGTTTGTAGGATAGGGATGGCCAGTCATTAGCTTAATGTCCTACCCCTTAGTTTGGCATCTTGATCTTgatcttggtttttctttctttttttcctgcaGAGGAAAGACGAACTTTTTTTTAGAGAAGGGTGGGTGACTATCAAAAAGCATTATGTCAGCCCTCCAAGGTGgtggaaaaaatttcatcttcaAGATGGACGCAGACTTATAGTCATCAATTTGTTGCAACTTCCTCCAGCATTATACTGAAATGCTGGATTTGGAATCAAATTTTGTTACTCTTCTTTGAGCCAGCAATTTTTATATTGTATTTCAAGGGATATATATGATGTCATAGTCTGACTGAAAGTTGTATTAATTTATACCGAGCCGTCCTTAGGTTGGGGTGGTTATCATTATCAGTAAAGAATTTTGTatctataatttaaaattgcaTTATAATAAGGTGGAAAATGTGAAATGTGCATCGTATCTCAATCTCATCATTGTGTTTGCAAAATGATGCATGCCTCAGCTACTTTCAGTGTCAAGAATGTCTCCAAGTTCATAGGGTTTGTATATCATTGGCAAGAAAAATGCAAGGGGAAATGTCtgatataattattttctgtttctttctgCAGTTTTGTCTTGGCaatttctgtttctttcaccttttctttttagattgcacaagaaaaagaaaagccgCGCCCAACttgtttattgtatttttattgcttttgtATTGCTTGTCTATTGctattttattgtttgtttattgCTATCGTCCAActtatttattgtatttttattgcttGTCGATTGCCATTTTATTGCTTGTTTATTGCTATCGTATTGCATGTCTGTTACCACTTCATGATCTACGTgccattatttttgtattgcttttgtattgctttttggttggttttcctaattaatataatttgttGCAGGGGAAGCAACtatgagtttatttatattaacgAATCACATTCttacaataataaataatcaataaaaaagcAATAATGGAATCACATTCTTACACCAATAGCTGAACACGAATCAATCATATTGAAGAGATACATATACAGTGCTTGTTGTGCTTTATTTATATGATAATGAATAATGatctagcattttcctttacAAAATAAACTTATACAATCAAGTGttttcttttacaaaataTCCTTATAAGTTCATTCAAAAGACAGACTTGAAAAAACAGttgataagaaaaaaatataagtgcAATAATCAGGC
Protein-coding regions in this window:
- the LOC18774207 gene encoding ubiquitin carboxyl-terminal hydrolase 24 yields the protein MSDSKLFVFGSFSEDETRSLLQKQSPGKAEKPLEKNVLQFGSINFVTKISSGECNGESSRPQNSVKGLSKVQPLSSLNKPNEVEAVKAANDSLPASLTTPTENGCTDNYKNGSAHSNGVTEATMDNLDVASLPLSNNAGGLSNQFSSLELQNREQNGRVDDLSASKVKGELQKCLNGFVTVSTVLPRGLINSGILCFLNATLQALYPVLLCSASAGIENSQSA